The following proteins are co-located in the Deinococcus metallilatus genome:
- a CDS encoding GNAT family N-acetyltransferase, translating to MCRVIRPACPADAPIIACHRYPAGADAAERPVYAAWVTEALERGVYLGFLAVADGGGVVAGAGLTLLEWGPTRGDPQPYRARVVNVWTHPDYRRRGLARELVTRCLQTAQERSITRVSLGTSEMGRALYKGLGFQASGTEMALRL from the coding sequence ATGTGCCGCGTGATTCGCCCCGCCTGCCCCGCCGACGCGCCCATTATCGCCTGCCACCGTTACCCCGCCGGAGCCGACGCCGCCGAGCGTCCCGTCTACGCTGCCTGGGTCACGGAGGCGCTGGAACGCGGCGTGTACCTCGGGTTTCTCGCCGTCGCGGACGGGGGAGGGGTGGTGGCGGGCGCTGGCCTGACCTTGCTGGAATGGGGGCCAACCAGGGGCGACCCACAGCCGTACCGGGCGCGGGTGGTGAACGTCTGGACGCACCCCGACTATCGGCGCCGGGGCCTCGCCCGTGAACTCGTCACGCGCTGCCTGCAAACCGCTCAGGAACGGAGCATCACCCGCGTCAGCCTGGGCACCAGTGAGATGGGGCGGGCGCTGTATAAGGGACTGGGCTTTCAGGCGAGCGGGACGGAGATGGCGCTGCGTTTGTAA
- the gatB gene encoding Asp-tRNA(Asn)/Glu-tRNA(Gln) amidotransferase subunit GatB: MYRAVIGLEVHLQLRTRSKLFSACPADYHGAEPNTYTDPLTLGLPGTLPTLNREAVDLALMFGLALNCDVSGFTQFHRKNYFYPDAPKNFQLSQYDRPIARDGYLEVGGERVRIKRAHLEDDAGKLIHPTYAPYSLLDLNRAGSPLIEMVTEADITDAEQARAFLEAVQAIAQSLGVSDATPEEGKMRCDVNLSIHKPGEPWGTKVEVKNLNSFRSVARAIEYETARQTRVLDSGGQITQDTLGWDEGGQKTFVMRTKEGEADYRYFPEPDLPPLEITPEWIGRVRARMPELPRQKRARYVAAGVRESDAETLSLNVPLSRFYDEALSAQPAPDAQKLANWLLTDVAGLLAARETGIAQADLQPQHLAALVRLIDAGTISGKIAKDLLPDVMNGQDPEALVRERGLTVVTDTAAIDAAIDAAMQADPATVEKVRAGNAKAMNALFGPVMKATGGKAKPEVVRERLQAKLGL, encoded by the coding sequence ATGTACCGTGCCGTCATCGGGCTGGAAGTCCACCTGCAACTGCGGACGCGCTCCAAGCTCTTCAGCGCCTGCCCCGCCGACTACCACGGGGCCGAGCCGAACACCTACACCGATCCCCTCACGCTGGGGCTGCCCGGCACGCTGCCCACCCTCAACCGCGAGGCGGTGGACCTCGCGCTGATGTTCGGCCTGGCGCTCAACTGCGACGTGTCGGGCTTCACCCAGTTTCACCGCAAGAACTACTTCTACCCCGACGCGCCCAAGAACTTCCAGCTCTCGCAGTACGACCGCCCGATTGCGCGGGACGGGTATCTGGAGGTCGGCGGTGAGCGCGTCCGCATCAAACGCGCCCACCTGGAGGACGACGCGGGGAAACTCATTCACCCGACCTACGCGCCCTACAGCCTGCTGGACCTCAACCGCGCCGGGTCGCCGCTGATCGAGATGGTGACCGAGGCGGACATCACCGACGCCGAGCAGGCCCGCGCCTTTTTAGAGGCCGTGCAGGCCATCGCCCAGTCCCTCGGCGTGTCCGACGCGACGCCCGAGGAAGGCAAGATGCGCTGCGACGTGAATCTCAGCATTCACAAGCCCGGCGAACCCTGGGGGACCAAGGTGGAGGTCAAGAACCTCAACTCCTTCCGCTCGGTGGCCCGCGCCATCGAGTACGAGACGGCGCGGCAGACGCGCGTGCTGGACTCGGGCGGCCAGATCACCCAGGACACCCTGGGCTGGGACGAGGGCGGCCAGAAGACCTTCGTGATGCGGACGAAGGAAGGCGAGGCCGACTACCGTTACTTCCCCGAGCCGGACCTGCCGCCGCTGGAGATCACGCCCGAGTGGATCGGGCGCGTGCGGGCGCGGATGCCCGAACTGCCCAGGCAGAAGCGGGCGCGGTATGTGGCGGCGGGCGTGCGCGAGAGCGACGCCGAGACGCTCAGCCTGAACGTCCCCCTCAGCCGCTTCTATGACGAGGCGCTTTCGGCCCAGCCTGCCCCCGACGCGCAGAAGCTCGCCAACTGGCTCTTGACCGACGTGGCCGGGCTGCTGGCCGCGCGGGAAACCGGCATCGCGCAGGCGGACCTCCAGCCGCAGCACCTCGCCGCCCTGGTGCGCCTGATCGACGCGGGCACCATCAGCGGCAAGATTGCAAAAGACCTCCTCCCCGACGTGATGAATGGGCAGGACCCGGAGGCGCTGGTCCGCGAACGCGGCCTGACGGTCGTGACCGATACCGCCGCTATCGACGCCGCCATCGACGCCGCGATGCAGGCCGACCCCGCCACCGTGGAGAAGGTCCGCGCCGGGAACGCCAAGGCGATGAACGCCCTTTTCGGCCCGGTGATGAAGGCGACCGGCGGCAAGGCCAAGCCGGAGGTCGTGCGCGAGCGGCTTCAGGCGAAACTGGGGCTGTGA
- a CDS encoding carbohydrate kinase family protein has product MMERKPLVSLGDLAWDVLAKPDTMLLPGGDTTGRMELSGGGSAANLAVWARRAGYPATFVGKIGRDRFGELATAELHAEDVRTALTLSDVHPTGVILALIDRRGQRAMLTGQGADWELLPEEVPQEVLREARHLHLTAWSLFRDPPRAAALTAARLAKEAGATLSLDPGSFQMIQQMGRENFLKIVDGVPFDLIFPNADEARAMSGEDDPGRALDWLRARYPHALVVLKLDEEGALLEGPAQPRTHVPASQDRLIDATGAGDAFGGAFLAGWLAHGDAVRAARLAVQVGGWVVSRFGARPPADADLEARLAPFRTEGVGA; this is encoded by the coding sequence ATGATGGAACGTAAACCTCTCGTGTCGCTGGGCGACCTAGCCTGGGACGTGCTGGCTAAACCCGATACCATGCTGCTGCCGGGCGGGGACACCACCGGTCGCATGGAACTCTCCGGGGGCGGATCGGCGGCCAACCTGGCCGTCTGGGCCCGCCGGGCCGGGTATCCCGCGACCTTCGTGGGCAAGATCGGCCGCGACCGCTTCGGGGAACTGGCGACCGCCGAACTGCACGCCGAGGACGTGCGGACTGCCCTCACCCTCAGTGACGTGCACCCCACCGGCGTGATTCTCGCGCTGATCGACCGCCGCGGCCAGCGCGCGATGCTGACCGGGCAGGGCGCCGACTGGGAGCTGCTGCCCGAAGAAGTGCCGCAGGAGGTGCTGCGGGAGGCGCGGCACCTGCACCTCACCGCCTGGAGCCTCTTCCGCGATCCGCCGCGCGCCGCCGCCCTCACCGCCGCGCGCCTTGCCAAGGAGGCCGGGGCCACCCTCAGCCTCGACCCCGGGAGCTTTCAGATGATTCAGCAGATGGGCCGCGAGAACTTCCTGAAGATCGTGGACGGTGTCCCCTTCGATCTGATCTTTCCCAACGCCGACGAGGCCCGCGCCATGAGCGGCGAGGACGACCCCGGCCGCGCCCTGGACTGGCTGCGCGCCCGCTATCCGCACGCGCTGGTCGTGCTGAAGCTGGACGAGGAAGGCGCGCTGCTGGAAGGTCCCGCGCAGCCCCGCACGCACGTTCCCGCCAGCCAAGACCGCCTGATCGACGCGACCGGGGCGGGCGACGCCTTCGGTGGCGCGTTCCTGGCCGGATGGCTGGCCCACGGGGACGCCGTGCGCGCCGCGCGGCTGGCTGTGCAGGTGGGCGGCTGGGTCGTGTCGCGCTTCGGCGCGCGGCCCCCCGCCGACGCCGACCTCGAAGCGCGGCTCGCGCCATTCCGGACAGAAGGGGTGGGCGCGTGA
- the mltG gene encoding endolytic transglycosylase MltG, whose protein sequence is MTRLQGRGTALWVKVLLALVALLLLAALGVFLYLRSLTQPAGGGPYTLEVKPGDTLPQVARTLQAHGIVKNADALRFVMRQNGTAGSLKEGLYDLNGGMNVYQVADKLAGPARIPTVDATIPEGWRLKDIPPILAKAGFDAAAVKAALGDPSLSPYTAGKQKNLEGFVFPAKYEFRVGEAPKEAVREMVTRMNEEFTPENVAKAKALGLSVRGWVTLASMVQAEAANDGEMPVIAGVFLNRLKDGIALGSDPTVAYGLGKNLPELDRSAGDFTRDTPYNTYTRQGLPPTPINNPGQAALLSVLNPKRQMADGRDALYFLHGLNGKIYVNHDYASHLRDVARYR, encoded by the coding sequence GTGACCCGCCTGCAAGGCCGGGGGACGGCGCTGTGGGTCAAGGTGCTGCTCGCGCTGGTGGCACTGCTGCTGCTGGCGGCGCTGGGAGTCTTCCTCTATCTGCGCAGCCTCACGCAGCCCGCCGGAGGCGGCCCCTACACGCTGGAGGTCAAGCCGGGGGATACCCTGCCGCAGGTGGCCCGCACCCTGCAAGCGCACGGCATCGTGAAAAACGCCGACGCCCTGCGTTTCGTGATGCGGCAAAACGGCACGGCGGGGAGCCTCAAGGAAGGGCTGTACGACCTGAACGGCGGCATGAACGTCTATCAGGTGGCCGACAAGCTGGCCGGTCCGGCCCGCATTCCCACCGTGGACGCGACCATTCCCGAAGGCTGGCGCCTCAAGGACATTCCCCCGATCCTCGCCAAGGCCGGGTTCGACGCGGCGGCGGTGAAGGCCGCCCTGGGCGACCCCAGCCTCAGCCCCTACACGGCGGGCAAGCAGAAGAACCTCGAAGGCTTCGTGTTTCCCGCCAAGTACGAGTTCCGGGTGGGCGAGGCCCCCAAGGAGGCCGTGCGGGAGATGGTCACGCGCATGAACGAGGAATTCACGCCCGAGAACGTGGCCAAGGCCAAGGCGCTCGGCCTCAGCGTGCGGGGCTGGGTGACGCTCGCCAGCATGGTGCAGGCCGAGGCCGCCAACGACGGCGAGATGCCGGTGATCGCCGGGGTGTTCCTGAACCGCCTGAAGGACGGCATCGCGCTGGGCAGCGACCCCACCGTCGCCTACGGCCTGGGCAAGAACCTGCCGGAACTCGACCGCAGCGCCGGAGACTTCACCAGGGACACGCCCTACAACACCTACACCCGCCAGGGCCTTCCCCCCACCCCCATCAACAACCCCGGTCAGGCCGCGCTGCTGAGCGTCCTGAACCCCAAGCGGCAGATGGCCGACGGCCGCGACGCGCTGTACTTCCTGCACGGGCTGAACGGCAAGATCTACGTGAACCACGACTATGCGTCGCACCTGCGGGACGTGGCGCGTTATCGCTAG
- a CDS encoding 2Fe-2S iron-sulfur cluster-binding protein, producing the protein MPRITAERYGVIDAQEGERLVLALERGGVDILHRCGGHARCTTCRVHFTEGEPERMTVAERDKLLEKGLLGEARLSCQIECRGEMVLRPLQTVQNTGLEPGKEPADHIEPEPVWVPVPAQG; encoded by the coding sequence ATGCCGAGAATCACCGCGGAGAGATACGGAGTCATTGACGCCCAGGAGGGGGAGCGGCTGGTGCTGGCGCTGGAGCGCGGCGGGGTGGACATCCTGCACCGCTGCGGCGGCCACGCCCGCTGCACCACCTGCCGCGTCCACTTCACCGAGGGCGAGCCGGAAAGGATGACGGTGGCCGAGCGCGACAAGCTGCTGGAAAAAGGCCTGCTGGGCGAGGCCCGGCTCTCCTGCCAGATCGAGTGCCGGGGCGAGATGGTGTTGCGGCCCCTTCAGACTGTTCAGAACACCGGCCTGGAACCAGGCAAGGAACCCGCCGACCACATCGAACCCGAGCCGGTGTGGGTGCCCGTCCCGGCCCAGGGCTGA
- a CDS encoding alpha/beta fold hydrolase: protein MADLAGRELVVNGVRLHVVEAGPVDGPLVVLLHGFPEFWRAWERQIGPLARAGFRVVAPDLRGYDLSEKPPGVPAYRLSRLREDVAALIHALGYERAHVVGHDWGGIIAWALAIRQPEVVDRLVILNAPHPAAARRMLRMPRQWLRSWYILFFQLPWLPERFLLRSGRKMLRGTNPAAYTPHDRELYQRAWEQPGAATAMINYYRALPRFGNVKENEVRVPTLVLWGERDVALLPELADGLERWVPDLRVVRFPRASHWVMRDEPVRVNNLLLGFLSI, encoded by the coding sequence ATGGCGGACCTGGCCGGGAGAGAGCTGGTGGTGAACGGCGTCCGTCTGCACGTCGTCGAGGCGGGACCGGTGGACGGGCCGCTGGTGGTCTTGCTGCACGGGTTTCCCGAGTTCTGGCGGGCCTGGGAGCGGCAGATCGGCCCGCTGGCCCGCGCGGGCTTCCGGGTGGTCGCGCCGGACCTGCGCGGCTATGACCTCAGCGAGAAGCCGCCGGGGGTCCCCGCCTACCGCCTGAGCAGGCTGCGGGAGGACGTGGCCGCCCTGATTCACGCCCTGGGCTACGAGCGCGCGCATGTCGTCGGGCACGACTGGGGCGGCATCATCGCCTGGGCGCTGGCGATCCGGCAGCCGGAGGTGGTGGACCGCCTGGTGATCCTCAACGCGCCGCACCCCGCCGCCGCCCGCCGGATGCTGCGGATGCCCCGGCAGTGGCTCCGCTCCTGGTACATCCTCTTTTTTCAGCTTCCCTGGCTGCCCGAGCGGTTCCTGTTGCGTTCGGGGCGGAAGATGCTGCGGGGAACGAACCCGGCCGCCTACACCCCCCACGACCGCGAGCTGTACCAGCGGGCCTGGGAACAGCCCGGTGCCGCCACCGCCATGATCAACTACTACCGCGCCCTGCCCCGCTTCGGCAATGTGAAGGAAAATGAGGTGCGGGTGCCTACGCTGGTGCTGTGGGGTGAGCGGGACGTGGCGCTGCTGCCCGAACTGGCGGACGGACTCGAACGCTGGGTGCCGGACCTGCGGGTGGTGCGTTTCCCCCGCGCCAGCCACTGGGTGATGCGGGATGAGCCGGTGCGGGTGAACAATCTCCTGCTGGGATTCCTGTCCATCTGA
- a CDS encoding adenine deaminase: protein MTAGEAAKERAARQRLVRVARGLEDGDLLVRGAQVVQPVTREVFGADVLVAGGRVAALVGAGAGVRAARTVEARGAFLAPGFMDAHVHIESSLLTPARFAAAVLPRGTTAVVAEPHEVVNVLGVRGLTWMLEAGRTSGLRVFGSVPSSVPASPFERGGAVLDAAEVAAALRLPGVLGLAELMNYPGVLNEDPGVWDVLEAGRGGRIDGHAAGVAGRDLQAYAAAGPHSDHEATTPEEARERLRAGLWLMVREGSAARNLEALLPVLRERPRRALLVSDDVSVDELLSLGHLDRLLRACVAGGLHPADAVALVTCNPAEYWGLHDLGLVAPGYQADFVLLRDLSGFEVLETFVGGVEARAGTVTPPLPGDSVNLGPGWDTATFDVPAHWPVMQVRPDQITTGVGAPGTGDARLVVADRYGRGDYAACWTSGTGMTGGALAISILHDAHNVAVLGGTDADVRAAGRALEALGGGVVVVAGGEVRASLPLPYAGLMSDRPPQEVAARLSQVTAAARALGCTLPYPVTTLSFLGLSVIPALKLTPRGLLDVQAWQLLPAGRVPAGTEN, encoded by the coding sequence ATGACAGCGGGAGAGGCAGCGAAAGAGCGGGCGGCGAGGCAGCGGCTGGTGCGCGTCGCGCGGGGCCTGGAGGACGGTGATCTGCTGGTGCGCGGCGCGCAGGTGGTGCAGCCCGTCACGCGCGAGGTGTTCGGGGCCGACGTGCTGGTCGCCGGGGGCCGGGTCGCGGCGCTGGTCGGCGCCGGGGCGGGCGTGCGGGCGGCGCGGACCGTGGAGGCGCGCGGCGCCTTCCTCGCGCCGGGGTTCATGGACGCCCACGTGCATATCGAGTCGAGCCTGCTGACGCCCGCGCGCTTCGCGGCGGCGGTGTTGCCGCGCGGCACGACGGCGGTGGTGGCCGAGCCGCACGAGGTGGTGAACGTGCTGGGCGTGCGCGGCCTGACGTGGATGCTGGAGGCGGGGCGGACATCCGGCCTGCGGGTCTTCGGCTCGGTGCCGTCCTCGGTGCCCGCCAGCCCCTTCGAGCGGGGGGGCGCGGTGCTGGACGCGGCGGAGGTGGCGGCGGCCCTGCGTCTGCCCGGCGTGCTGGGCCTGGCCGAGCTGATGAATTACCCGGGTGTGCTGAATGAAGACCCGGGCGTGTGGGACGTGCTGGAGGCCGGACGCGGAGGCCGGATCGACGGGCACGCGGCGGGTGTGGCGGGCCGCGACCTCCAGGCCTACGCGGCGGCGGGCCCCCACTCCGACCACGAGGCAACCACCCCGGAGGAAGCCCGGGAGCGCCTGCGCGCGGGCCTCTGGCTGATGGTGCGTGAGGGATCGGCGGCGCGGAACCTGGAGGCCCTGCTGCCCGTCCTGCGCGAGCGTCCCCGCCGCGCGCTGCTGGTCAGCGACGACGTGAGCGTGGACGAACTGCTCTCGCTGGGGCACCTCGACCGGCTGCTGCGGGCCTGCGTGGCGGGTGGCCTGCACCCCGCCGACGCGGTCGCGCTGGTGACCTGCAACCCCGCCGAGTACTGGGGCCTGCACGACCTGGGCCTGGTCGCGCCGGGCTACCAGGCGGATTTCGTGCTGCTGCGCGACCTCAGCGGGTTCGAGGTGCTGGAAACCTTTGTGGGCGGTGTGGAAGCCCGGGCGGGCACCGTCACGCCCCCTCTCCCGGGAGACAGCGTGAACCTGGGGCCAGGCTGGGACACGGCGACGTTCGACGTGCCCGCCCACTGGCCGGTAATGCAGGTCCGGCCCGACCAGATCACGACCGGCGTGGGCGCGCCGGGAACGGGAGACGCGCGGCTGGTCGTCGCGGACCGCTACGGCCGGGGGGACTATGCCGCCTGCTGGACCTCTGGCACCGGGATGACCGGGGGTGCGCTGGCGATCAGCATCCTGCACGACGCGCACAACGTCGCGGTGCTGGGCGGTACCGACGCGGACGTGCGGGCGGCGGGCCGGGCACTGGAGGCGCTGGGCGGCGGCGTGGTCGTGGTGGCGGGGGGCGAGGTGCGCGCCAGTCTCCCCCTCCCCTACGCGGGCCTGATGAGCGACCGCCCCCCGCAGGAAGTCGCCGCGCGCCTCTCGCAGGTGACGGCGGCGGCGCGGGCGCTGGGCTGCACCCTCCCCTACCCGGTCACCACCCTGAGTTTCCTGGGCCTGAGCGTGATTCCGGCCCTCAAGCTCACGCCGCGCGGGCTGCTGGACGTGCAGGCCTGGCAGCTTCTGCCCGCAGGGCGCGTGCCCGCCGGAACGGAGAACTGA